GATGGAGATCGGACTGGTCTACAAGGCGGTCAGCAATAAAGACGTGGACATCGTGCTCGCCTATTCCACGGATGCCCGCCTGCAAGAGTATCAGTTGAAAACACTGGAAGATGACCAGAAATTCTTCCCGCCGTACCAGGCAGCTCCCGTCGCAAGAAATGACGTGTTACAAGCCCATCCTGAGCTGAAGGACGCGATCAACAAATTGGTGGGACAGATCGACACGCAAACGATGACCCATCTCAACTACCTGGCCGACATTAAGAAAGAAAAGCCCGAGGAGATCGCGAAAAACTTTCTGAAAGAGAAAGGATTGCTAAAATGAGCACGCTACTGGATGTTTTCGAATTGTTCAGGAACGAGTGGGAAATGATCCTCGTATCGACGTCAGAGCATCTGTTTATGAGTGTATCCGGAGTAATCATCGCGATTCTCATCGGCGTGCCGCTGGCGATCTGGATGACGAAGAACGAGAAACTGGCCTTGATCATTCAAACGTCCATCAATATTATTCAGACAATTCCGTCACTTGCGTTGCTGTTGATGATCATGATCTTTTTCGGGTTGGGATACACGACCGCGATCCTGGCTCTGGTCTGTTACTCGTTTCTGCCGATCGTCCAAAACACGTACACAGGACTGCAAAATGTGGACCGGCATCTCATCGAAGCGGGCAAGGGCATGGGGATGACCCCGCTTCAATTGCTGCTGAAAGTGAAGATTCCCTTAGCTATGCCCGTCATGATGGCAGGATTTCGGATCGCCACGGTCGTGTCCATCGGTGTCGCCACCATTGCTACCTTCGTTGGGGCAGGGGGCCTGGGCGCGGTAATTTTCCGAGGGATATTATCCACGGATGACGTGAGAATTCTCGCCGGTTCGATCCCCGCCGCCATCCTGGCGGTCAGCGTGGATTTCCTCCTGAAGTGGGCGGAAAAGAGATCCGGCGTTCATCTGTACAAAGCGAGAAACCATTAAGAAAACAGGAGCGAATCGCAGTGAAAAACATCCATAAGATCGCAGTCATACCGGGCGACGGGATCGGGCCTGAAGTGATCCGCGAAGGGGTAAAAGTCTTGCAAAAAATTGCCGAATGGGATGAGCGCCTCCAGTTTCAATTTGATTTCTTTCCCTGGGGATGCGAGTACTATGTCCGGCATGGCAAAATGATGGCCGATGACGGCATGGAACAATTGCAGTCGTTTGATGCGATTTATTTGGGGGCCGTAGGGTATCCGGGCGTACCCGATCATGTTTCGCTCTGGGACCTGCTGCTCAAAATCCGCAAGCGGTTTGATCAATACGTAAACCTGCGGCCGATCAAGCTATTGCAAGGAGCGCCATGTCCGCTGAGAGATGTCAGGCGAGAAGACATCGACATGCTGTTCATCCGCGAAAACAGCGAAGGAGAATACGCGGGAGCCGGAGACTGGCTATTCAAAGGGAAACCGGAGGAAGTGGTTTTGCAAACCGGCGTTTTCTCCAGAAAAGGTACAGAGAGAATCATCCGCTACGCATATGAAACCGCGCGAAAGACGGGAAAAACCTTAACCAGCGTGAGCAAAGGCAATGCCTTGAACTACTCCATGGTGTTTTGGGATCAAGTGTTTGAGGAGATCGGGAAAGAGTATCCGGATGTTCAGACCTATTCGTACCTCGTCGATGCAGCGAGCATGTACATGATCAACCAGCCGAAACGGTTCCAGATCGTGGTCACGTCTAATTTGTTCGGAGATATCTTGACCGATCTGGGGGCAGCATTGGCGGGGGGACTGGGACTGGCGGCCGGAGCCAACATCAATCCGGAGAGAATCTACCCCTCCATGTTTGAACCCATTCACGGATCGGCCCCGGATATTGCCGGGCAAGGCATCGCCAATCCGCTTGCCGCGATCTGGTCGGCCAGTCAAATGCTCGAATTTTTGGGGTATGAAGAATGGGCGCATGTCGTTCTCGAGGCAACCGAGCAAGTGTTAAAAGAACAAAAGGCGCTTACACCGGATTTGGGGGGAACCGCCTCCACTTCAGAGGCAGGGGATGAAGTTGTCTTGAAGATGACGGAGATAATAGGGAAGAGCTTCCCCACTACAGCCTCATCCAACCATTAGGAGAGAGTCGGCTAGATTTTCAGTGGAAAAACCACGTCAGGAGGATAAAAATGAGGAAGAAAGCTTTCTTGATTCCCTGGTTTGCCCTTCTTTGCTTGATGACGATGTCCTCTATGGCAGTGGCCTCACAACCGGCAGAAGGCTTCGATCCTGTTTGCGGATGAGGCTTCCATCGCCGGCTACGCCAAAGATTTTGTCTATCAGCTGAATGCTGGTGGTATCTTGGGCGGCGTTGGCAACGACCTTTTTGATCCCTCCGGAGTCACCACCCGCGCTGCTGCGGCTAAAGTTCTCTCCATCCTCCTGAATTACTAAGAGGAATCTGATGGTAAGCAAATCTGTATCGGCATGCCCCCTGTCGCAAGAAAATGCTCATGGGGGCTTTTTTTGCGGGCGACAGAAAAGAACCAACCCCTTGATGACAAAGAGGCTGGTTCGCAGTTTTTTATCAGGCGTGAACTGGCTCCGGCGTGCTGACATGCAGCGGAGGAGGCACGAGCCAGCCTTTTTCCTTATTGATCCGCAGCAGTCTTGCACCGAATTGAGCTTTTGTCATGTGGAACTGGCCAAACATCATCGCAATGTCCTCGCGAATGCATTGGCTGATCACCTGGCTACATGCAGTCAGTCCTGCAGCGATGTCACGGCCAACCCCTGCGGCGATTTCCGCATCGTTAAAGCGGGCACCGACCGGGATGCTCTCCAGGGAGGCGGTTGGACGCTCCGGAGGCGAAGGCGGCAGCCCTACACCATTGATTTTCAAGAGGTTTTCCACTTGCTCGCTTTCCTGCTTCATGCTGCGTACAACATCTTCCAAAAATCCGCGGAGATCCCTGTCACCTGTATGATTGATAAAGGTTTGGTAGGCCGCCACCAAGCCTTTGGTGGTAGAGAGGTAGCTCCACACGCCAAATACTTCTCCGTAGTGCATTGGTTCTTTTTCTGGAGTGCCGCTAAGAATTCCCATGATTGTCCTCCCAGTATTTAACAAAGTCGTTATGTCCATTAGGCATGTCTCCAACTCTTATCTTGCGATTGTATTGCGTTCTTACTTTTCACGGGAGCGCTCTAATTTATTCAGGGAAATACCCCTCGGATGCCCCCAGCAAACCATCAAGCTGGTTGACGGCTTGGAGAAAATCCGGATGGGATTCCCGGTTCCTCTCGGCCAGTCTTCTGAGCTCCCAATAGCCTTCGCTCAACCGGAAAAGGGGGGAATCCGGATCAAAAGCCTTTTGCCTGGCTGGTTCGGAAACAACGTGATTGGAGTGCTTAAAAAACGTCTCGGCAGGGATGCTTTGCAGGGTCTCTTTTGTCTCCCGCAAGAGCTGCTGCAGATTTTGCGGCAAAAGGTCCTGCTGCTGCTGAAGAGTGTCGATAATGCCCATCACATACTCTTTTTTGGTCATGGCTTCTCATCGCCCCTTTCATGTGGGTTTGCCATGATTACTTTGTCCTTTCTGCTGCAAATACATGCTGAAAATGATCAGACCTTTTCACAAATTTGCCCCCAGCCGTGGCGAAGTGTATGGTATACTACTGCTATTCGAATACAAAATCTGAAGTCATCCGGCAGACAGCCCTCGCGGCTACGCCGGGCTACTGGCTTCGGGAGAGGTTCTAGCTACACCCTCTATAAAAAACTAAGGAACGGTATCTCCTTAGATATCGTTTTTTTCATGTTCCGCTAAGTATAGGTGTGGGGAAGGAACCTCTCTGCCTGGCGTTTGCGCGTCAGGAGATAAGAGAGGAGAGCATGAGATGATTCAGCAACAGGAAAATGGCTTCGAGAACGTTGCCAGCGGGAACGCAGCCAAACACCAGAACGCTGCCAGCAGCGAAAAGGCCATCGTCGTCTTCAGTGGCGGCCAAGACAGCACCACCTGCCTTTTTTGGGCGATGAAGCACTTCCGTGAAGTGGAAGCCGTCACGTTTGACTATGGACAGCGTCACAAGCTGGAGGTAGAAGTGGCGGCCCGCATCGCCCGGGAGCAGAACATCAGGCACCATGTGCTAGATATGTCGCTGCTCGGCCAGCTCGCCCCCAACGCCCTGACCCGGGACGAGATCGCGATCGAAGAGAAGCAAGGCGAGCTGCCGACTACCTTCGTCGATGGGCGCAATCTGCTGTTTCTCTCTTTCGCCGCTGTCCTGGCCAAACAAGTCGGTGCCCGGCGGATCGTGACAGGCGTGTGCGAAACGGATTTCAGCGGATACCCGGATTGCCGGGATGTGTTTATCAAGTCGCTGAACGTGACGCTGAATCTCGCGATGGATCATCCGTTCGTCATCGACACGCCCCTGATGTGGCTGACCAAAGCGGACACCTGGAAGCTGGCCGATGAGCTGGGGGTCTTGGATTATGTCCGCCAGCATACCCTCACTTGCTATAACGGCATCGTGGCGGACGGCTGCGGCGAGTGCCCGGCCTGCCGTTTGCGGAAAACAGGTCTGGAAGAGTATCTGTCCGGCATCAAAGGGGGGATGCTGGCATGATGCAGCAAATCTACCCCTCTGTCGCCCACCCGTTCCGCTACGAGCTGAACAAAGACCTGCAATTCGCGGCGGCTCACTACGTTCCCAGCGAACGGGCGGGCAAATGCAGCCGCGTCCACGGACATACCTATTTCGTCAATGTGACGATTGCCGGAAATCAACTGGATGAGACGGGGTTTTTGGCTGATTTTTCCGCGCTGAAAAAAATCATTCACGACCGGTTTGACCACAGTTTGCTCAATGAGCATGCGGAGTTCTTTGACAACGAAGACGCCGACCGCTTTCCGACGACAGAGATCGTCGCCCGGACCATCTGCGACTTGATCCAGGCCTATTTGGACCAGACAGAGAACAAGCCGGTATGCGTGCAGGTTTTCGTGCGGGAGACGCCGACCAGCTATGTGCTGTACCGACCGTTTGCGGGAGGTTCCCATGAGCGCTAAACGCATCCCGGTAATGGAGATCTTTGGGCCGACGATACAAGGGGAAGGCATGGTCATCGGGCAGAAAACGATGTTCGTGCGGACGGCGGGCTGCGATTATGCCTGCTCCTGGTGCGACTCGGCATTTACCTGGGACGGCAGCGGAAAAGACGATATCCGCATGCTGACCGCAGAAGAAATCGCAGCCGAGCTGCTGCAGACAGGCGGAGCGGCCTTTTCCCATGTGACCATATCCGGCGGCAATCCGGGGCTGCTCCCCGCCTTGGATGAGCTGATCCAGCTCTTGCATGAGCAGGGCATGGAGGTGGCGCTGGAGACACAAGGAAGCCGCTGGCAGGACTGGTTTTTGCAGATCGACCAGCTGACACTGTCGCCCAAGCCGCCGAGCTCCGGAATGACCACCGACTGGGAAAAGCTGGACGATATTATCCACAAGCTGTCGGCCCATGCCCGCAGCTTCAGCCTGAAAGTGGTGGTATTTGACGAACGCGATCTGCGCTATGCCGAAGAGGTGCACCAGCGGTACCCGGAGGTTCCTTTCTTTTTGCAGCCGGGCAATGACGACTTGCGGGAAGGGAATCCGCACATTTTGCTGGGGCATTTGCTGAAGCGCTACGAATGGCTGGTAGAGGCCGTTATCGCCTCTCCTTCATTGAAAAACGTGAGAGTTTTGCCGCAATTGCATACCTGGATTTGGGGAAACAAACGCGGAGTATGACCGAGGATATCGGGCTGCGCTTCCTCTTCTCCCCCTTACTCCTCCTCTTTTTTCTCAGGGGGGTAAGGGGGAACTTTCATGAAGAGGCAAGCAGCGGCATTCATGCTTACTCGGATTGCAAGAGATCATGCATAATCAGCTCATTCAAGAGATCGTCCAGCTGGCGGAACTGAAAACCTGCAGAACAGGCTTTGCTCACATCCAAAGAAAGAGAGCCGCCGACATCATATGGAGAGCGGATTGCGGGGTCGGCCGGTGCCGTGATCTGCGCGTCCATTTTTGCTTGGGAGCCAATCCGCTCCAGCAGTTCTGCAAACGAGATGTCTCCGGGTGAACCGGCGTTGAAGGAACCTATGAGCTTATTCTCGGCGGCAAAGAGGAGAAAACGGGCGGCGTCGTCAGAGTCGATAAAGCCGATCCGGTCCTCGGCACGTGTGATGCCGATCGGCACTCCTGTTTTGACGCGATCGACATGAAATTGAAACCGGCCGGTATAATCATCCGGACCGATTACCAGAGGAAACCGGATCGCCGTTCCCGGTATTCCCGATTGGAACAGTACAGCCTCTGCCTGTCTTTTGGCTTCCCGGTACCCTTCAAGTCCGGGGTACTCCCGTCGGCCGCGGTAGTGGATGGGATAGCCGAGGGGGTCATACTCGCTTTCCTGTTTGCGCACCCCGAACTCATAGACGGCCATGGTGGAAGTAAGCACGTAGTGCCCGATCCGGCCATGGAGGACATCCAGCACATCCCGTATTTCCAGCGGGGAATAACAGGTCTGGTCAAATACGCAATCCCAGTAGGTGTCTGTATGACCAAGAGCGGATAGAAGTGTCTCTTTGTTTTCCCGATCCAGAATCAGCCGTTGAATGTGCTCGCCAAAAGGATCAGCAGCTATTCCCCGTGTCGCAATGGTAACCTCCCAGCCCCTGTCGAGCAGATGCTGGACCAGTCTTTTGCCAAAAAATAGAGTGCCGCCAAGCACGAATGCCTTTTTCATAGGAAACCCCTCTCCGCTTTTCGATAAAAATATTTTTACTAAAGTTGTCTTTCATCATAATGGAACGATTCTGATTTTTCAAGCTGCTCGGCTCAAATATATGGCCAACTGGCATGATACACTTAGAAAAATGGACAGGGAGGTGGTTTGATGACAGTCGCAGAGGTTATGAACAGGTTGGAAGAACTTGGGACAGAACAGACGAAGAAAACGCTTTTGCGGCATGGTGCAAAGGAGCCGCTGTACGGAGTGAAAGTGGGCGATTTGAAAAAGCCGGCAAGGGACGTCAAGAAGGATCAGCCGTTAGCCTTGGCCCTTTTTGATACAGGGAATCACGATGCGATGTATTTGGCCGGCCTGTGTGTCCAGCCGAAAATGACGCCAACTACTTGTCCATTACGCCCGATGACCGATTGGATCTGACTGAGAACTGTCGTCTTTTGAAGCGAGTAGAGGAAGCCATCCATGGGGAACGGAATCGGGTGCGTTATACGATGAGCCAATTTGTCATGTGTGTTGGGACTTATGTGGCAGCCTTAGATGAGGAGGCGTATAGAGTCGCGGACTTAGTCGGCCGCGTGAGCTTTACCATAATTTGGCCATCTCATAGCGACAACCGCCGGCCGATATATAGAATAAGGAATGCAATTCCTCTCACAAATTGTTTTGGGGTATCGAAGACAGCCATACTGTGCAGACGGCTGTCTCTTTTTTTTGTGCCAAAAAAACTCCCCCTGCCGAAGATGGAGGGGGAGGGGGAAGTTAAAAGAGGATCGATTGCCGGGCCCAGACTTTATGGAGCAGGATGCAGGGATCTCATAGGCAGCCGTCCTTTACACAGCCATCCATTGGCAGCTAGTAGTAGAGACTTTCCGTCCAGAGGCATTTTTGGCAGGTCCGGGAGAGCGGCGTCTCCTCGAACTCGTGGGAACAATGCTTCTGGATCTCCGAGAGCTGCTCGCGAAGCTTTGCCAGTGCCGACTCGAGGCGAATCATTTCCCTGCGCAGCAGGATGGGATCCTGGTGCTGCTTCATTCGCGCTCTGTTCCTCTGTACAATTGTCCGCCCTGTTCGCGGAATTCCCTGGCCTTTTCCCGCATTCCCGCTTCCCGCACAGCCTCCAACGCTCCCGGATTCTCCTGCGCATACGCCCGGATGTCCTGCGTAATTCTCATGCTGCAAAACTTGGGGCCGCACATCGAGCAGAAATGGGCCGATTTGGCACCCTCGGCGGGCAGCGTCTCGTCGTGATACTCGCGGGCGCGCTCGGGGTCGAGGGAGAGGTTGAACTGGTCCATCCAGCGAAATTCAAATCGCGCCTTGGACAGCGCATCGTCCCGCAGCTTGGCGCGCGGATGCCCCTTGGCGAGGTCGGCGGCGTGTGCGGCTATTTTGTAGGCGATCAGCCCGTTGCGCACGTCTTCCTTGTTGGGAAGACCGAGGTGCTCCTTGGGTGTCACATAGCAAAGCATGGCGGTGCCAAACCAGCCGATCATGGCTGCTCCGATGGCGGACGTGATGTGGTCGTAGCCAGGAGCGATGTCTGTGGTGAGCGGTCCCAGCGTGTAAAACGGCGCCTCATGGCAGAGCTCCAGCTGCTTCTCCATGTTCTCCTTGATCTGATGCATCGGGACATGTCCCGGTCCTTCGATCATCACTTGCACATCGTGCTTCCAGGCGATTTTCGTCAGCTCGCCCAAGGTCTCGAGCTCCGCAAACTGCGCCTCGTCATTGGCGTCCGCAATCGAGCCGGGTCGCAAACCGTCCCCCAGCGAGATGGAGATGTCGTAGGCCTTGAGAATTTCACAAATTTCTTCGAAGTGGGTGTATAGAAAGTTCTCCTGATGGTGAGCCAGGCACCATGATGCCAGAATCGAGCCGCCGCGGGAGACGATGCCGGTGACGCGCTGGGCCGTCAGCGGAATGTAGCGGAGCAGCACGCCCGCGTGAATCGTAAAGTAGTCCACGCCTTGCTCGGCTTGCTCGATCAGCGTGTCGCGGTAGATCTCCCACGTCAGCTCTTCGGCTTTGCCATTCACTTTCTCCAGCGCTTGGTAGATCGGGACCGTGCCAATCGGGACTGGGCTGTTGCGAATGATCCATTCCCGGGTGGTATGAATATGCTTGCCCGTCGATAGATCCATGATCGTGTCGGCGCCCCAGCGGGTGGCCCACATCATCTTTTCCACCTCTTCCGCGATCGACGAGGTGACCGCAGAAGTGCCGATATTGGCGTTTACCTTGACGTGAAAATGGCGGCCGAT
This sequence is a window from Brevibacillus composti. Protein-coding genes within it:
- a CDS encoding DUF3231 family protein; this translates as MGILSGTPEKEPMHYGEVFGVWSYLSTTKGLVAAYQTFINHTGDRDLRGFLEDVVRSMKQESEQVENLLKINGVGLPPSPPERPTASLESIPVGARFNDAEIAAGVGRDIAAGLTACSQVISQCIREDIAMMFGQFHMTKAQFGARLLRINKEKGWLVPPPLHVSTPEPVHA
- a CDS encoding DNA alkylation repair protein, which encodes MTVAEVMNRLEELGTEQTKKTLLRHGAKEPLYGVKVGDLKKPARDVKKDQPLALALFDTGNHDAMYLAGLCVQPKMTPTTCPLRPMTDWI
- a CDS encoding S-layer homology domain-containing protein; this encodes MFADEASIAGYAKDFVYQLNAGGILGGVGNDLFDPSGVTTRAAAAKVLSILLNY
- the thiC gene encoding phosphomethylpyrimidine synthase ThiC, which encodes MSMPQTSPLELNTVQPFPGSRKVYEVGSRPDIRVPMREIQLEPTRGVSGETPNPPVRVYDTSGPYTSDGYKADIQNGLPALREKWIAERADTERYTGRPVQPADDGYRSEEQREATPVFPRAGRMPLRAKPGKNVTQLHYARRGIITPEMEFVAIREGVSAKFVRDEIASGRAILPANINHPESEPMIIGRHFHVKVNANIGTSAVTSSIAEEVEKMMWATRWGADTIMDLSTGKHIHTTREWIIRNSPVPIGTVPIYQALEKVNGKAEELTWEIYRDTLIEQAEQGVDYFTIHAGVLLRYIPLTAQRVTGIVSRGGSILASWCLAHHQENFLYTHFEEICEILKAYDISISLGDGLRPGSIADANDEAQFAELETLGELTKIAWKHDVQVMIEGPGHVPMHQIKENMEKQLELCHEAPFYTLGPLTTDIAPGYDHITSAIGAAMIGWFGTAMLCYVTPKEHLGLPNKEDVRNGLIAYKIAAHAADLAKGHPRAKLRDDALSKARFEFRWMDQFNLSLDPERAREYHDETLPAEGAKSAHFCSMCGPKFCSMRITQDIRAYAQENPGALEAVREAGMREKAREFREQGGQLYRGTERE
- a CDS encoding tartrate dehydrogenase; its protein translation is MKNIHKIAVIPGDGIGPEVIREGVKVLQKIAEWDERLQFQFDFFPWGCEYYVRHGKMMADDGMEQLQSFDAIYLGAVGYPGVPDHVSLWDLLLKIRKRFDQYVNLRPIKLLQGAPCPLRDVRREDIDMLFIRENSEGEYAGAGDWLFKGKPEEVVLQTGVFSRKGTERIIRYAYETARKTGKTLTSVSKGNALNYSMVFWDQVFEEIGKEYPDVQTYSYLVDAASMYMINQPKRFQIVVTSNLFGDILTDLGAALAGGLGLAAGANINPERIYPSMFEPIHGSAPDIAGQGIANPLAAIWSASQMLEFLGYEEWAHVVLEATEQVLKEQKALTPDLGGTASTSEAGDEVVLKMTEIIGKSFPTTASSNH
- the queE gene encoding 7-carboxy-7-deazaguanine synthase QueE, which codes for MSAKRIPVMEIFGPTIQGEGMVIGQKTMFVRTAGCDYACSWCDSAFTWDGSGKDDIRMLTAEEIAAELLQTGGAAFSHVTISGGNPGLLPALDELIQLLHEQGMEVALETQGSRWQDWFLQIDQLTLSPKPPSSGMTTDWEKLDDIIHKLSAHARSFSLKVVVFDERDLRYAEEVHQRYPEVPFFLQPGNDDLREGNPHILLGHLLKRYEWLVEAVIASPSLKNVRVLPQLHTWIWGNKRGV
- a CDS encoding Rossmann-fold NAD(P)-binding domain-containing protein; amino-acid sequence: MKKAFVLGGTLFFGKRLVQHLLDRGWEVTIATRGIAADPFGEHIQRLILDRENKETLLSALGHTDTYWDCVFDQTCYSPLEIRDVLDVLHGRIGHYVLTSTMAVYEFGVRKQESEYDPLGYPIHYRGRREYPGLEGYREAKRQAEAVLFQSGIPGTAIRFPLVIGPDDYTGRFQFHVDRVKTGVPIGITRAEDRIGFIDSDDAARFLLFAAENKLIGSFNAGSPGDISFAELLERIGSQAKMDAQITAPADPAIRSPYDVGGSLSLDVSKACSAGFQFRQLDDLLNELIMHDLLQSE
- the queC gene encoding 7-cyano-7-deazaguanine synthase QueC; amino-acid sequence: MIQQQENGFENVASGNAAKHQNAASSEKAIVVFSGGQDSTTCLFWAMKHFREVEAVTFDYGQRHKLEVEVAARIAREQNIRHHVLDMSLLGQLAPNALTRDEIAIEEKQGELPTTFVDGRNLLFLSFAAVLAKQVGARRIVTGVCETDFSGYPDCRDVFIKSLNVTLNLAMDHPFVIDTPLMWLTKADTWKLADELGVLDYVRQHTLTCYNGIVADGCGECPACRLRKTGLEEYLSGIKGGMLA
- the queD gene encoding 6-carboxytetrahydropterin synthase QueD, translating into MMQQIYPSVAHPFRYELNKDLQFAAAHYVPSERAGKCSRVHGHTYFVNVTIAGNQLDETGFLADFSALKKIIHDRFDHSLLNEHAEFFDNEDADRFPTTEIVARTICDLIQAYLDQTENKPVCVQVFVRETPTSYVLYRPFAGGSHER
- a CDS encoding ABC transporter permease, giving the protein MSTLLDVFELFRNEWEMILVSTSEHLFMSVSGVIIAILIGVPLAIWMTKNEKLALIIQTSINIIQTIPSLALLLMIMIFFGLGYTTAILALVCYSFLPIVQNTYTGLQNVDRHLIEAGKGMGMTPLQLLLKVKIPLAMPVMMAGFRIATVVSIGVATIATFVGAGGLGAVIFRGILSTDDVRILAGSIPAAILAVSVDFLLKWAEKRSGVHLYKARNH